One genomic window of Bradyrhizobium sp. B124 includes the following:
- a CDS encoding aldo/keto reductase — MTPSSKLPHRRLGNDGPQVSAVGLGCMSLSGVYGANDDTATPDFIRYAIDRGIDFLDSADLYGWGHNEELLGRALKGLRDRVVIATKFGQVKTATGQSVDGRPAYVQEACEASLKRLNIETIDLYYQHRIDPNVPIEDTVGAMARLVEQGKVRHLGLCEARPETIRRAHKVHRLAAVQTEYSLLYRSEAEETLQTTRALGIAFVAYSPLGRGFLTGQIQSQADIAGDRRGDHPRFAGDNFARNRDLVSGIVTIAHEKNCTPAQLVLAWLLAQGQDVVPIPGTKQRSRLDENIDALDVVLSPDELARISAAIPAGAAAGERYPAGAMKAVYL; from the coding sequence ATGACACCTTCAAGCAAGCTCCCGCACCGCAGACTCGGCAATGACGGCCCGCAGGTTTCCGCCGTCGGGCTCGGCTGCATGTCGCTGTCCGGCGTCTACGGCGCCAACGACGATACGGCGACGCCCGACTTCATCCGCTACGCCATCGACCGCGGCATCGACTTCCTCGACAGCGCCGATCTCTATGGCTGGGGCCACAACGAGGAATTGCTGGGCCGCGCGCTGAAGGGCCTGCGCGACAGGGTCGTGATCGCGACCAAATTCGGTCAGGTGAAGACCGCGACCGGACAGAGCGTGGACGGACGGCCCGCTTATGTCCAAGAAGCCTGCGAGGCGAGCCTGAAGCGGCTCAACATCGAAACTATCGATCTCTACTACCAGCACCGCATCGATCCGAACGTTCCGATCGAGGATACGGTCGGCGCGATGGCGCGCCTCGTCGAGCAAGGCAAGGTTCGCCATCTCGGCCTGTGCGAGGCGCGCCCTGAAACCATTCGCCGCGCGCACAAGGTGCACAGACTGGCCGCGGTGCAGACCGAATATTCCCTGCTGTACCGCAGCGAGGCCGAGGAGACCCTGCAGACGACGCGGGCGCTCGGCATCGCCTTCGTCGCCTATTCGCCGCTCGGCCGCGGCTTCCTGACCGGCCAGATCCAGTCGCAGGCCGACATCGCGGGCGATCGCCGCGGCGACCATCCGCGCTTCGCCGGCGATAATTTTGCCCGCAACCGCGATCTCGTCAGCGGCATCGTGACGATCGCACACGAGAAGAATTGCACACCGGCTCAGCTCGTGCTCGCCTGGCTGCTGGCGCAGGGACAGGACGTCGTGCCGATTCCCGGCACCAAGCAGCGTAGCCGGCTGGACGAGAACATCGACGCCCTCGACGTGGTGCTTTCGCCGGACGAGCTGGCACGGATCTCAGCAGCCATCCCGGCCGGCGCCGCGGCAGGTGAGCGCTATCCGGCCGGCGCGATGAAGGCGGTCTATCTGTGA
- a CDS encoding MBL fold metallo-hydrolase encodes MLRLLAALVLLGTFTSHTLAQDAERSECLAMANAPPRAVPVNYRRIAAKADEVAITYAGHSTYYIDTPGGIRIATDYNGVYQTGRLPDIATMNRAHATHYTLFPDPGIPHVLHGWGEKGQAAHYGMRIGDVYIRNVTTDIRRYWGEDSGGEMIKDGNSIFIFEVAGLCIGHLGHLHVKLDDSHFAAIGRLDIVMVPIDGTYTMSLDGISEITKRLRAAVVLPMHRFATPLDEFMRLIGQQFEIDRRGGEHTLRISRDTLPATPTVIILDGV; translated from the coding sequence ATGCTGAGATTGCTCGCCGCGCTCGTCTTGCTGGGAACGTTCACCAGCCACACCCTGGCGCAGGATGCCGAGCGCAGCGAGTGCCTGGCGATGGCCAATGCGCCGCCCCGCGCCGTCCCGGTGAACTACCGGCGCATCGCGGCCAAAGCCGACGAGGTCGCGATCACCTATGCCGGCCATTCGACCTATTACATCGACACGCCCGGCGGCATCAGGATCGCGACCGATTACAACGGCGTCTATCAGACCGGGCGGCTGCCCGACATCGCCACCATGAACCGGGCCCACGCGACGCATTACACGCTGTTTCCCGACCCCGGGATTCCGCACGTGCTGCATGGCTGGGGCGAGAAGGGCCAGGCCGCGCATTACGGGATGCGGATCGGCGACGTCTATATCCGCAACGTCACCACCGACATCCGCCGCTATTGGGGCGAGGACTCCGGCGGCGAGATGATCAAGGACGGCAACTCGATCTTCATCTTCGAGGTCGCCGGCCTCTGCATCGGCCATCTCGGCCACCTCCACGTCAAGCTCGACGACAGCCATTTCGCGGCGATCGGCCGGCTCGACATCGTGATGGTGCCGATCGACGGCACCTATACGATGTCGCTCGACGGCATCTCCGAGATCACCAAGCGGTTGCGCGCCGCCGTCGTGCTGCCGATGCACCGGTTCGCCACCCCGCTCGACGAGTTCATGCGCCTGATCGGCCAGCAATTCGAGATCGACCGCCGCGGCGGCGAGCACACCTTGCGGATCTCGCGCGACACGCTGCCGGCGACCCCAACGGTGATCATCCTCGACGGCGTGTAA
- a CDS encoding alpha/beta hydrolase: MTDNSSAPRASSTKRLEPLRQVDAGVLDIAYYEAGPADGPAVMLMHGFPYDIHSYVDVAPLLAAQGCRVIVPYLRGYGPTAFRDKATPRSGEQAAVGADLIALMDALDIKRAVVAGYDWGGRAASIGAALWPERCIGLVCTNGYMIQDIAHAMVPARPEREVPLWYQYYFQLERGRAGLAANRRGIARILWSQWSPSWVFDDACFERTAVAFDNPDYVDVVIHSYRHRFGLADGDPRYADLQRRLDALPVITVPTITLDGADDGVTPARDGSASAARYTARPAHRVIPGAGHNLPQEAPEAFAAAVMELVKG; the protein is encoded by the coding sequence GTGACTGACAATAGCTCCGCGCCGCGCGCATCATCCACCAAACGGCTCGAGCCATTGCGCCAAGTCGACGCAGGCGTGCTCGACATCGCCTATTATGAGGCTGGCCCGGCCGACGGTCCCGCCGTCATGCTGATGCACGGCTTTCCCTACGACATCCATTCCTATGTGGACGTCGCTCCGCTGCTGGCGGCGCAGGGCTGCCGGGTCATCGTGCCCTATCTGCGTGGCTACGGCCCGACGGCGTTCCGCGACAAGGCGACGCCGCGCTCGGGCGAGCAGGCGGCGGTCGGGGCCGACCTGATCGCGCTGATGGACGCGCTCGACATCAAGCGCGCGGTGGTCGCCGGCTATGACTGGGGCGGCCGCGCCGCCTCGATCGGTGCGGCGCTGTGGCCGGAGCGCTGCATCGGGCTCGTCTGCACCAACGGCTACATGATCCAGGACATCGCGCATGCGATGGTGCCGGCGCGCCCGGAGCGCGAGGTGCCGCTGTGGTATCAGTACTACTTCCAGCTCGAGCGCGGTCGCGCCGGGCTCGCCGCCAACCGGCGCGGCATTGCACGGATATTGTGGTCGCAATGGTCGCCGAGCTGGGTATTCGACGATGCGTGCTTCGAGCGGACCGCGGTCGCATTCGACAATCCCGATTATGTCGACGTCGTGATCCACAGCTACCGGCATCGCTTCGGCCTCGCCGATGGGGATCCGCGATATGCGGATTTGCAGCGGCGGCTGGACGCGCTGCCGGTGATTACGGTCCCCACCATCACGCTCGACGGTGCCGATGACGGGGTGACGCCTGCGCGCGACGGCAGCGCCAGCGCGGCAAGATACACCGCCCGCCCGGCGCATCGCGTGATCCCGGGCGCCGGACACAATCTGCCGCAGGAAGCGCCGGAGGCGTTCGCCGCGGCGGTGATGGAGCTGGTGAAGGGTTAA
- a CDS encoding permease, giving the protein MSSTAHLTWFARHEFRLAWREWLAMMTGGRRRRNRAVIGLLIFAAILHLPAYAVVARYVDLRFPLDPSSLIVLTATIFLSWALMLSQAIESVTRVFYARADLDLIMSSPAKLTNIFSIRIAAIALTVSSMALLLSTPFIDVLVYLGGARWLAGFGVVLAIGLSAAAAAIAVTALLFRLIGPGRTRLVAQIVSAVIGAGFVIALQVVAVLSYGTLSRFAFLTSETAARIAPAPDSLVWWPARASLGDVDIMMLLLSTALVLLGVVMAVFAPRFADTVARVAANPAAVTQGRARAFRTGSRQQALRRKEVLLLRRDPWLLSQSLMQMLYLVPPALMLWRSFSGTSTAIVLITPVIVMAAGQLAGGLAWLTISGEDAPDLVATAPLPPSRVIRAKVEVVLLAIAAVFAPLVAALAFASPGQAAVTAIAIVIATASAAAVQLWFRAQAKRSQFRRRQTSSRIATFAEAFSSIGWAATAALALTIPMAALVSGLLTLLTLAIAWKISPRRG; this is encoded by the coding sequence GTGAGCTCGACCGCCCATCTCACCTGGTTCGCCCGCCACGAATTCCGCCTGGCGTGGCGCGAATGGCTGGCGATGATGACCGGCGGCCGGCGCCGGCGCAATCGCGCCGTGATCGGCCTGCTGATCTTCGCGGCGATCCTGCATCTGCCGGCCTATGCCGTGGTCGCCCGCTATGTCGACCTGCGGTTTCCGCTCGATCCGTCCTCGCTGATCGTGCTGACCGCGACGATCTTCCTGTCCTGGGCGCTGATGCTCTCGCAGGCGATCGAGTCGGTGACACGGGTGTTCTACGCCCGCGCCGATCTCGATCTGATCATGTCGTCGCCGGCAAAACTCACCAACATCTTCTCGATCCGGATCGCCGCGATCGCGCTGACCGTGAGCAGCATGGCGCTCTTGCTGTCGACGCCGTTCATCGACGTACTGGTGTATCTCGGCGGTGCACGCTGGCTTGCCGGCTTCGGCGTCGTCCTTGCGATCGGGCTGTCGGCGGCGGCCGCGGCGATCGCCGTCACCGCGTTACTGTTTCGCCTGATCGGACCGGGCCGGACGCGGCTGGTGGCACAGATCGTCTCCGCCGTCATCGGCGCCGGCTTCGTCATCGCGTTGCAGGTCGTCGCCGTGCTGTCCTACGGCACGCTGTCGCGCTTTGCCTTTCTGACCTCGGAGACCGCGGCACGCATTGCCCCGGCCCCCGACAGCCTCGTCTGGTGGCCGGCCCGCGCGTCGCTCGGCGATGTCGACATCATGATGCTGCTGCTCTCCACCGCGCTCGTGCTGCTCGGCGTCGTGATGGCGGTGTTCGCGCCGCGGTTTGCCGACACCGTCGCGCGCGTTGCCGCCAATCCGGCTGCGGTCACGCAGGGACGGGCCCGCGCGTTCCGGACCGGCTCGCGGCAGCAGGCGCTGCGGCGCAAGGAAGTCCTGCTGCTGCGCCGCGATCCGTGGCTGCTGTCGCAGAGCCTGATGCAGATGCTCTATTTGGTGCCGCCGGCGCTGATGCTGTGGCGAAGTTTCTCCGGTACGTCGACCGCGATCGTGCTGATCACGCCTGTCATCGTGATGGCCGCAGGCCAGCTCGCCGGCGGACTGGCGTGGCTGACCATCTCGGGCGAAGACGCGCCCGATCTGGTGGCGACGGCGCCGCTGCCGCCGTCGCGTGTGATCCGCGCCAAGGTCGAGGTCGTCCTGCTTGCGATCGCCGCGGTTTTCGCGCCGCTGGTGGCCGCGCTGGCGTTCGCTTCGCCGGGGCAGGCCGCGGTGACTGCGATCGCGATCGTCATCGCGACCGCATCCGCCGCCGCGGTCCAGCTCTGGTTCCGCGCGCAGGCCAAGCGCAGCCAGTTCCGCCGGCGCCAGACCTCCTCCCGCATCGCCACCTTCGCGGAAGCCTTCTCCTCGATCGGCTGGGCCGCAACCGCAGCCCTGGCCCTGACGATCCCGATGGCCGCGCTCGTCAGCGGCCTTCTGACGCTGCTGACACTCGCCATCGCCTGGAAGATCAGCCCGCGGCGTGGGTAA
- a CDS encoding ABC transporter ATP-binding protein: MTSELSALAVRGLTKRFDRPAVDALDLTVRVGEFYALLGPNGAGKTTTLRMVAGLLRPDAGSVSILGIDALADPVSAKQIMAWVSDEPMIYDKLTPLEYLEFVAGLWGIDPRTSEKSARDLLGSLGLEPHLNARCEGFSKGMRQKVALAGALVHDPRLIILDEPLTGLDALSARHVKGLLQERVRAGCTVIMTTHILEVAERMADRIGVIAAGRLIAEGTLAELREQNGRNDTTLEDMFIALVDTEAAAA, from the coding sequence ATGACTTCGGAACTGTCCGCACTCGCCGTGCGAGGGTTAACCAAGCGTTTTGACCGCCCGGCGGTCGACGCGCTCGATCTCACCGTCCGTGTCGGTGAATTCTATGCGCTGCTCGGGCCGAACGGCGCCGGCAAGACCACGACGTTGCGCATGGTGGCGGGGCTATTGCGGCCCGATGCCGGCTCGGTGTCGATCCTCGGCATCGATGCACTGGCCGACCCGGTCTCAGCCAAGCAGATCATGGCCTGGGTGTCCGACGAGCCGATGATCTACGACAAGCTGACGCCGCTCGAATATCTCGAATTCGTCGCCGGCCTGTGGGGCATCGATCCCCGCACGTCGGAGAAGTCGGCGCGCGATCTCCTGGGGTCGCTCGGGCTCGAGCCCCATCTCAACGCGCGCTGCGAAGGCTTCTCCAAGGGCATGCGCCAGAAGGTGGCGCTCGCCGGTGCGCTGGTGCACGATCCCCGCCTGATCATTCTCGATGAGCCGCTGACCGGCCTCGATGCGCTGTCGGCGCGTCACGTCAAGGGGCTGTTGCAGGAGCGCGTCCGCGCCGGCTGCACCGTGATCATGACCACCCACATTCTCGAGGTCGCCGAGCGCATGGCCGACCGGATCGGCGTGATCGCGGCCGGCAGGCTGATCGCCGAGGGCACGCTGGCCGAGCTGCGCGAGCAGAACGGCCGCAACGACACCACCCTCGAGGACATGTTCATCGCGCTGGTCGATACCGAGGCGGCCGCCGCGTGA
- a CDS encoding branched-chain amino acid ABC transporter permease produces MLDFVQQLVSGIALGCVYGLIALGFVLVYKATEVVNFAQGDLMMLGGFFAFTFIGMLGLNYWVGFAGAVICMALFGMLAERVVVRPILGYPQFSIIMATIGLGYFLRSVAGMIWGTDDFKIETPFSQGVLRIGSLVLAYDKLSVIAATIILCALLYLFFNRTTLGTAMRASSENMLAAYYMGIPVKRVVSIVWAISAAVATCAGVLLAPITFIHSNVGLVLGLKAFPAAVLGGFGSIPGAVVGGVLIGVIESMAGFYLPQGWKDVAPYIVLLAVLLLKPEGLFGLHVRKKV; encoded by the coding sequence ATGCTGGACTTTGTTCAGCAGCTCGTCAGCGGCATCGCGCTCGGCTGCGTTTACGGCCTGATCGCGCTCGGCTTCGTGCTGGTCTACAAGGCAACCGAGGTCGTCAATTTCGCGCAAGGCGATTTGATGATGCTGGGCGGCTTTTTCGCCTTCACCTTCATCGGCATGCTCGGGCTGAATTACTGGGTCGGCTTCGCCGGCGCGGTGATCTGCATGGCGCTGTTCGGCATGCTGGCCGAGCGGGTCGTGGTGCGGCCGATCCTCGGCTATCCGCAGTTCTCCATCATCATGGCGACGATCGGGCTCGGCTATTTCCTGCGCTCGGTCGCCGGCATGATTTGGGGCACCGACGACTTCAAGATCGAAACGCCGTTCAGCCAGGGCGTCCTGCGGATCGGCAGCCTGGTGCTCGCCTATGACAAATTGTCGGTGATCGCGGCGACCATCATCCTGTGCGCGCTGCTCTACCTGTTCTTCAACCGCACCACGCTCGGCACCGCGATGCGCGCCAGCTCCGAGAACATGCTGGCTGCCTATTACATGGGCATTCCGGTCAAGCGCGTGGTCTCGATCGTCTGGGCGATCTCGGCGGCGGTGGCGACCTGCGCCGGCGTGCTGCTGGCGCCGATCACCTTCATCCATTCCAATGTCGGCCTGGTGCTGGGGCTGAAGGCGTTTCCGGCGGCGGTGCTCGGCGGCTTCGGCTCGATCCCGGGTGCCGTGGTCGGCGGCGTCCTGATCGGCGTGATCGAGAGCATGGCCGGCTTCTATCTGCCGCAGGGATGGAAGGACGTCGCGCCTTACATCGTGCTGCTCGCAGTGCTGCTGCTCAAGCCCGAGGGCCTGTTCGGCCTTCATGTCCGCAAGAAGGTTTGA
- a CDS encoding branched-chain amino acid ABC transporter permease, which yields MRFLFKTDYEDDIRLFPHSGYLYSYGLLLAVLLIAPHVLSSYLMSQLVFVCIYATVGVGLLILTGFTGQASLGHAAFLAIGAYTAAYLQQFNVPFPVYFLAAGLLTGVVGALVGFPALRLQGIYLVIATISFAFIVEEILARWESVTHGNEGMRVKTIQLLGTTVSRDGPTFYYLCLAVLVLTIVGTLNLLRSPTGRAFVAIRDSETAARSMGINVALYKVKSFAISAAITGFAGVLFAHKLSFISPEMFTLQLSIEFIIVILIGGTFSLHGAVLGAIFLVMIDPFLTYLKDDMPGVISGVAATLGAGAERVGHIQDAVAAFASANGLKGAIYGIIIVVFVLFEPLGLYGRWLKIKLFFQLFPLYKRATFKRQKIYVKSERNR from the coding sequence ATGCGGTTTCTCTTCAAGACCGACTATGAAGACGACATCAGGTTGTTTCCGCATTCCGGCTATCTCTATTCCTACGGCCTGCTGCTGGCGGTGCTGCTGATCGCGCCCCACGTGCTCTCAAGCTATCTGATGAGCCAGCTGGTCTTCGTCTGCATCTATGCGACCGTCGGCGTCGGGCTGTTGATCCTGACCGGCTTCACCGGACAGGCCTCGCTCGGCCATGCCGCGTTTCTGGCGATCGGTGCCTACACGGCGGCCTATCTGCAGCAGTTCAACGTGCCGTTTCCGGTCTATTTCCTCGCGGCGGGGCTGTTGACCGGCGTGGTCGGCGCGCTGGTCGGATTTCCGGCGCTGCGGCTGCAGGGCATCTATCTCGTGATCGCGACGATCTCGTTTGCCTTCATCGTCGAGGAAATCCTGGCGCGCTGGGAAAGCGTGACCCACGGCAATGAGGGCATGCGGGTCAAGACCATTCAGCTGCTCGGCACCACGGTGTCGCGCGACGGCCCGACCTTCTACTATCTGTGTCTCGCGGTGCTGGTGCTGACCATCGTCGGCACGCTCAACCTGCTGCGCTCGCCGACCGGGCGCGCCTTTGTCGCGATCCGCGACAGCGAGACCGCGGCGCGCAGCATGGGCATCAACGTCGCGCTCTACAAGGTGAAGTCGTTCGCGATCTCGGCGGCGATCACCGGCTTTGCCGGCGTGCTGTTCGCCCACAAGCTGTCCTTCATCTCGCCCGAGATGTTCACTTTGCAGCTCTCGATCGAGTTTATCATCGTGATCCTGATCGGCGGCACCTTCAGCCTGCACGGCGCGGTGCTGGGCGCGATCTTCCTGGTCATGATCGATCCGTTCCTGACCTATCTGAAGGACGACATGCCCGGCGTGATCAGCGGCGTCGCTGCCACGCTCGGCGCCGGCGCGGAACGCGTGGGCCACATCCAGGATGCGGTCGCGGCGTTTGCCTCGGCCAACGGCCTGAAGGGCGCGATCTACGGCATCATCATCGTGGTGTTCGTGTTGTTCGAGCCACTCGGACTCTATGGCCGCTGGCTCAAGATCAAACTCTTCTTCCAGCTGTTCCCGCTGTACAAGCGCGCGACCTTCAAGCGGCAGAAGATCTACGTGAAATCGGAGCGGAACCGATGA
- a CDS encoding ABC transporter ATP-binding protein codes for MSYFRAENLSLHFGGLKAVDAVSFAVEKGEILSIIGPNGAGKSSIFNLISRIYPPTSGKIFFEDQDITQQPAYDIARLGIARTFQNIELFENATVLSNLLVGRHRHSTTRLWQELLFLPSVRAGEKAHRRRVEQVIEFLDLEPYRDKLISGLPYGVRKVIELARALCSEPKLILLDEPSSGLNVEETDDMSFWIRDMKSELGITVLMVEHDMTLVNRVSDRVIALNYGRVLAMGSPSEVQHHPDVVAAYLGA; via the coding sequence ATGAGCTATTTCCGCGCCGAGAACCTGTCCCTGCATTTCGGCGGCCTCAAGGCCGTCGATGCGGTCAGCTTCGCGGTCGAGAAGGGCGAGATCCTCTCGATCATCGGGCCCAATGGCGCCGGCAAGAGCTCGATCTTCAACCTGATCTCGCGGATCTATCCGCCGACCTCGGGCAAGATCTTCTTCGAGGATCAGGACATCACCCAGCAGCCGGCCTACGACATCGCCAGGCTCGGCATCGCGCGCACCTTCCAGAACATCGAGCTGTTCGAGAATGCGACCGTGCTGAGCAATCTCCTGGTCGGCCGCCATCGCCATTCCACCACCCGGCTCTGGCAGGAGCTGTTGTTCCTGCCGAGCGTCCGGGCCGGCGAGAAGGCGCATCGCCGCCGGGTCGAGCAGGTGATCGAATTCCTCGATCTCGAGCCCTACCGCGACAAGCTGATCTCGGGGCTGCCCTACGGCGTGCGCAAGGTGATCGAGCTGGCGCGGGCGCTGTGTTCGGAGCCGAAGCTGATCCTGCTCGACGAGCCGTCGTCCGGCCTCAACGTCGAGGAGACCGACGACATGTCGTTCTGGATCCGCGACATGAAGAGCGAGCTCGGCATCACCGTCTTGATGGTCGAGCACGACATGACGCTGGTCAACCGGGTCTCCGACCGCGTCATCGCGCTGAACTACGGCCGTGTGCTGGCGATGGGCTCGCCGTCCGAGGTGCAGCACCATCCCGACGTCGTCGCAGCGTATCTCGGCGCATGA
- a CDS encoding ABC transporter ATP-binding protein, translated as MSAADIILKLSNIESYYGPIMAIRGISLEVPRGRIVTLLGANGAGKTTVLKTISGILDPQKGSIEFLGKPIQRMEADRIVRLGLSHVPEGREVFPFLSVRENLMMGAFLRKDRDGVAQDLERVYGYFPRLKERLGQPAGQLSGGEQQMLAIGRALMNRPTLLLLDEPSLGLSPILVKEIFTIIRRVNEEQGMSILLVEQNAKIALETAHYGYVLEIGRVVMNDTCERLLNSPDIQEFYLGAKEAGARGERRWKKKKTWR; from the coding sequence ATGAGCGCAGCAGACATCATCCTGAAACTCTCCAACATCGAGAGCTATTACGGGCCGATCATGGCGATCCGCGGCATCAGCCTCGAGGTGCCGCGCGGCCGGATCGTGACGCTGCTCGGTGCCAACGGCGCCGGCAAGACCACGGTGCTGAAGACGATCTCCGGCATCCTCGATCCGCAGAAAGGGTCGATCGAATTCCTGGGCAAGCCGATCCAGCGCATGGAGGCCGACCGGATTGTGCGGCTCGGCCTCAGCCACGTGCCGGAGGGACGCGAGGTGTTTCCGTTCCTGTCGGTGCGTGAAAACCTGATGATGGGCGCCTTTCTGCGCAAGGACCGCGACGGTGTGGCGCAGGACCTCGAACGCGTCTACGGCTATTTTCCACGGCTGAAGGAGCGGCTCGGCCAGCCGGCCGGACAGCTTTCGGGCGGCGAGCAGCAGATGCTTGCGATCGGGCGGGCGCTGATGAACCGGCCGACCTTGCTGCTGCTGGACGAGCCGTCGCTTGGACTGTCGCCGATCCTGGTGAAGGAGATATTCACGATCATCCGACGCGTCAATGAGGAGCAGGGCATGTCGATCCTGCTGGTCGAGCAGAATGCCAAGATCGCGCTGGAGACGGCGCATTACGGCTATGTGCTGGAGATCGGCCGCGTCGTCATGAACGACACCTGCGAACGGCTGTTGAATTCGCCCGATATCCAGGAGTTCTACCTCGGCGCCAAGGAAGCGGGTGCGCGGGGCGAGCGGCGCTGGAAAAAGAAGAAGACGTGGCGCTGA
- a CDS encoding AMP-dependent synthetase/ligase, with translation MAGPAVLTVADTIARSFLLAVQTRGERPAIREKKFGIWQPTSWREWLQISRDIAFGLHATGFRPGDVASIIANAVPEWVYADMGILCAGGVSSGIYPTDSATQVEYLVNDSRTRVMFVEDEEQLDKVLTCRSRCPTLEKIVVFDMEGLSGFSDPMVLSLAEFTALGRNHAQGNDALWDEMTGSRTASDLAILVYTSGTTGPPKGAMHSNRSVTHQMRHANDLYPSTDSEERLVFLPLCHVAERVGGYYISLALGSVMNFAESPETVPDNLREVQPTAFLAVPRIWEKFYSGITIALKDATPFQNWMYARALAIGNRMTECRLQGETPPLSLRLANRAAYWLVFRNIRRMLGLDRCRIALTGAAPISPDLIRWYLALGIDMREVYGQTENCGVATMMPAERIKLGSVGKAAPWGEVMICPKGEILIKGDFLFMGYLNQPEKTAETIDAKGWLHTGDVGAIDNEGYVKITDRMKDIIITSGGKNITPSEIENQLKFSPYVSDAVVIGDKRPYLTCLIMIDQENVEKYAQDQDIPFTNYASLCRAREIQDLIQREVEAVNAKFARVETIKRFYLIERQLTPEDEELTPTMKLKRNFVNKRYAAEIDAMYGARAVA, from the coding sequence ATGGCAGGACCAGCGGTGCTGACGGTTGCCGACACGATCGCGAGGAGCTTTCTGCTCGCGGTGCAGACGCGTGGCGAGCGGCCCGCGATCCGCGAAAAGAAGTTCGGCATCTGGCAGCCGACCAGCTGGCGCGAATGGCTGCAGATATCCAGGGACATCGCCTTCGGCCTGCATGCGACCGGCTTCCGCCCCGGCGACGTCGCCTCGATCATCGCCAACGCGGTGCCGGAGTGGGTTTATGCCGACATGGGCATCCTGTGCGCCGGCGGCGTGTCCTCTGGCATCTATCCGACCGATTCGGCGACGCAGGTCGAATACCTGGTCAATGATTCCCGGACGCGGGTGATGTTCGTCGAGGACGAGGAGCAGCTCGACAAGGTGCTGACCTGCCGGTCGCGCTGTCCGACGCTGGAAAAAATTGTCGTGTTCGACATGGAGGGCCTCTCCGGATTCTCCGATCCGATGGTGCTGTCGCTCGCCGAATTCACGGCGCTCGGCCGCAATCATGCGCAGGGCAATGATGCCTTGTGGGATGAGATGACCGGCAGCCGCACCGCCTCCGATCTCGCGATCCTGGTCTACACCTCGGGCACCACAGGCCCGCCCAAGGGCGCGATGCATTCCAACCGCAGCGTCACGCACCAGATGCGCCACGCCAATGATCTCTACCCCTCGACCGACAGCGAGGAGCGGCTGGTGTTCCTGCCGCTCTGCCATGTCGCCGAGCGGGTCGGCGGCTACTACATCTCGCTGGCGCTGGGTTCGGTGATGAATTTTGCCGAGAGCCCGGAGACGGTGCCGGACAATCTGCGCGAGGTGCAGCCGACTGCATTCCTTGCGGTGCCCAGGATCTGGGAGAAGTTCTACTCCGGGATTACCATCGCGCTGAAGGACGCGACCCCGTTCCAGAACTGGATGTATGCCCGCGCGCTTGCGATCGGTAACCGGATGACCGAGTGCCGGCTGCAGGGCGAGACGCCGCCGCTGTCGCTGCGGCTCGCCAACCGCGCCGCCTACTGGCTGGTGTTCCGCAACATCCGCCGCATGCTCGGGCTCGACCGCTGCCGGATCGCACTCACAGGCGCGGCGCCGATCTCGCCGGATCTGATCCGCTGGTATCTCGCGCTCGGCATCGACATGCGCGAGGTCTATGGCCAGACCGAGAATTGCGGCGTCGCGACCATGATGCCGGCGGAGCGCATCAAGCTCGGCTCGGTCGGCAAGGCCGCGCCCTGGGGCGAGGTCATGATCTGCCCGAAGGGCGAGATCCTGATCAAGGGCGACTTCCTGTTCATGGGCTATCTCAACCAGCCGGAGAAGACCGCCGAGACGATCGACGCCAAAGGCTGGCTGCACACCGGCGACGTCGGTGCGATCGACAATGAAGGCTATGTGAAGATCACCGACCGGATGAAGGACATCATCATCACCTCCGGCGGCAAGAACATCACCCCGTCCGAGATCGAGAACCAGCTGAAATTCTCGCCTTACGTTTCCGATGCGGTCGTGATCGGCGACAAGCGGCCGTATCTCACGTGCCTGATCATGATCGATCAGGAGAACGTCGAGAAATACGCCCAGGACCAGGACATCCCCTTCACCAACTACGCGAGCCTGTGCCGTGCCCGCGAGATCCAGGACCTGATCCAGCGCGAGGTCGAGGCGGTCAACGCCAAGTTCGCGCGCGTCGAGACCATCAAGAGATTCTACCTGATCGAGCGCCAGCTCACGCCCGAGGACGAGGAACTGACGCCGACCATGAAGCTGAAGCGCAATTTCGTGAACAAGCGCTACGCGGCCGAGATCGACGCCATGTATGGCGCGCGGGCGGTGGCATAG